In Phalacrocorax aristotelis chromosome 25, bGulAri2.1, whole genome shotgun sequence, the following proteins share a genomic window:
- the LOC142048177 gene encoding ETS translocation variant 3-like protein, with amino-acid sequence MQCGCLSRGLPVLPSSCWVPGLAFPAWACKAESSPGSRQIQLWHFILELLQKEEFRHVIAWQQGECGEFVIKDPEEVARLWGRRKCKPQMNYDKLSRALRYYYNKRILHKTKGKRFTYKFNFSKLIFLSCPPWDARCPSSLPCRPPAATPAIPSQLVPSVLLSRRVPVEPLAWHRGPGHPDVLEKRAATTGTRLGSASPPYLGGSCCCLGVPEEVPRLVAFPPPLPALGTPAPTWATFPHILAPPSCPPPLLPPQPGDPSHAGLPTSVHLHPSFSPRAFPGLPLVARGLVPEPPSSQLGKEGEEEEEEEEGRRGATAAQSCPGVKLELEGRGAGKSGVLPAGTFASPQPPGWSLQPP; translated from the exons ATGCAGTGTGGCTGCCTGTCCCGGGGGCTGCCcgtcctgcccagctcctgctgggtaCCAG GCCTGGCCTTCCCCGCCTGGGCGTGCAAAGCCGAGTCGAGCCCCGGCTCCCGGCAGATCCAGCTCTGGCATTTcatcctggagctgctgcagaaggaggaGTTTCGCCATGTCATCGCCTGGCAGCAGGGCGAGTGCGGGGAGTTCGTCATCAAGGACCCCGAGGAGGTGGCTCGGCtctgggggagaagaaaatgcaaacccCAGATGAACTACGACAAGCTGAGCCGGGCCCTCAG gTACTACTACAACAAGCGCATCCTGCACAAGACCAAGGGCAAACGCTTCACCTACAAGTTTAACTTCAGCAAACTCATCTTCCTCAGCTGCCCGCCGTGGGACGCCCGCTGCCCGTCCTCGCTGCCgtgccgcccccccgccgcgaCCCCTGCCATTCCGAGCCAG ttgGTGCCGAGCGTGTTGCTGAGCCGGCGGGTGCCGGTGGAGCCGCTGGCCTGGCATCGGGGTCCCGGGCACCCCGATGTTCTGGAGAAGAGGGCGGCCACCACCGGGACCC GCCTCGGCTCCGCGTCCCCCCCATATCTGGGGGGGTCCTGCTGCTGTCTGGGGGTCCCAGAGGAGGTGCCCCGCCTGGTtgccttccccccacctctgccGGCCCTGGGCACCCCCGCACCCACCTGGGCCACCTTCCCCCACATCCTGgctccccccagctgccccccaccGCTGCTGCCCCCCCAGCCGGGGGACCCCAGCCATGCGGGGCTCCCCACATCGGTGCACCTGCACCCCAGCTTCTCCCCCAGAGCCTTCCCCGGGCTCCCGCTCGTGGCCAGGGGGCTGGTGCCGGAGCCCCCCTCATCCCAGCTTGGGAAGGaaggcgaggaggaggaggaggaggaggaaggccgGCGTGGTGCCACCGCTGCACAGAGCTGCCCTGGGGTGAAGCTGGAGCTCGAGGGTAGGGGGGCAGGAAAGAGTGGGGTGCTCCCAGCCGGCACCTTTgcatccccccagccccctggcTGGTCTCTCCAGCCACCCTAG